TCTCGGTAAAAGTACTTATCGACTATGTGCTGCCGAAAGGTATGTCCGGTATATTTCATATCGTGTGTGCGCTGCTGGTCTGCATTTTTCTGCTAAGGGTATTATTGCATTCCTATCAGGATGTTATCTTTCTCGCCATCAGGCAGCGGCTGGAAAAAGATATCTGCGGTGAGTTTGTCCTGAGTCTGCTGAAACTGGACTATCAGGACATAAAAAGTCTGGACAAGCAGGACCTGGTAGCACGACTTGGTGTGTTTATTAACGACTTTCAACATCAATTTTCACTGGTTGTCTATTTTGTTTTTTCTGTTGTTTTTGTATCGGCCATTGTTGGCGGTATTTACTGGACGATAAACCCCGAGTTGTTTTTCATCCTCCTCGGGTTCGTCGCGCTGCATTATGTTAATTTCAGGTTCCATGGCTCACTGGTAGGCAGAGCGATTGGTCTGTTTTATGAGAAGAAGTCCAGACTGGGTGAATCACTGGGCAACTACTGCAGCAGTATGACTAACATCCAAAGCAGTCCACTGTCTGGTAAGCTGGAACAAGCGCTTAGCAAAGATAATGACGCCCTTTACCTCCAGAGTTTTAAGACCGATTTAAATATATTATCGCAGCGAACGATTCAGTCACTGATACTAAATATCAGCTATGTCGTGATCTTCTTTTACACCGTTCTGCTGATTGACCGTGGTGAAGCAACGGTTGGTACGGCTGCCATGATTGTTCTGCTACTCGACTATCTGAATCAGCCGTTTTATCAGCTGTCAGATGTGTCCCGCGCGCTGAAAACCACTGGCGCACAAATTGGTCGGATGGGGGAGATTGTCAGACTGTCAAAGCAACACCCGCGTCGGCCACCGTCTTTTACCGTCCGAGAGGAAAACGGATATCGTTGTCAGATTGAATGCCGAGCATTGACGGTTGGATACCGTGACAGTCCCCCA
Above is a window of Corallincola holothuriorum DNA encoding:
- a CDS encoding ATP-binding cassette domain-containing protein — protein: MNTTLSGSALPKQEKASRLSLFWHAVRINKISCLAVAAYICAFSVFYLLLPVSVKVLIDYVLPKGMSGIFHIVCALLVCIFLLRVLLHSYQDVIFLAIRQRLEKDICGEFVLSLLKLDYQDIKSLDKQDLVARLGVFINDFQHQFSLVVYFVFSVVFVSAIVGGIYWTINPELFFILLGFVALHYVNFRFHGSLVGRAIGLFYEKKSRLGESLGNYCSSMTNIQSSPLSGKLEQALSKDNDALYLQSFKTDLNILSQRTIQSLILNISYVVIFFYTVLLIDRGEATVGTAAMIVLLLDYLNQPFYQLSDVSRALKTTGAQIGRMGEIVRLSKQHPRRPPSFTVREENGYRCQIECRALTVGYRDSPPLVPALDYTFNSGSVYFLKGRNGAGKSTLLRILSGAMTPNSGEVKYFAEPGCEPLTVSYIEQDINLFSSTIKENVCLLSDEYDENKLDKAVSGAMVNDFITALPHGLNTELADDDSKLSEGQRQRVSIARGLYTDGDILLLDEPASHLDVATAQTFWENIQVLKKDKIIIVVSHDPSTQALCDHIVEL